One Micromonospora eburnea genomic region harbors:
- a CDS encoding GNAT family N-acetyltransferase — MDVEIIELGQDRLPAVTDLCRRALDLPEDAAEAPAIVDTLAARAAADRPVLTLGAVRGDELIGVLVGSVAPRDPRLGHVDLLAVAPQERRRGVGRALLAEAERRLAGLGATELLLAGNPPYYAWPGIDVRYTPAVCAALRLGYRQDRTAWNMTADLAEGSPALRTTEPAERRLADRGVTVRRAEPADLPALAAFARATFGGAWDAELAASLGRPGAGAHLAERDGEPLGFAAYGSSRPSWFGPMGTAPAAEGSGIGGVLLRRCLRDQATAGHGTAQIGWVGPVPFYANAAGARIERVFFLYRKALTGQE; from the coding sequence ATGGATGTGGAGATCATCGAGCTGGGCCAGGACCGCCTGCCGGCGGTCACCGACCTCTGCCGGCGGGCCCTCGACCTGCCCGAGGACGCGGCCGAGGCGCCGGCCATCGTGGACACGCTCGCCGCCCGCGCGGCGGCCGACCGGCCGGTGCTGACCCTCGGCGCCGTACGTGGCGACGAGCTGATCGGGGTGCTGGTCGGCTCGGTGGCGCCACGCGATCCCCGGCTCGGCCACGTCGACCTGCTGGCGGTTGCCCCGCAGGAACGGCGGCGGGGCGTGGGGCGGGCCCTGCTGGCCGAGGCGGAGCGGCGACTGGCCGGGCTCGGCGCGACGGAGCTGCTGCTCGCCGGGAATCCCCCGTACTACGCCTGGCCGGGCATCGACGTGCGGTACACCCCGGCGGTCTGCGCCGCGCTGCGCCTCGGCTACCGGCAGGACCGTACGGCGTGGAACATGACCGCGGACCTGGCGGAGGGGTCCCCGGCGCTGCGCACGACGGAGCCCGCCGAGCGCCGGCTGGCCGACCGGGGCGTGACGGTACGCCGGGCCGAGCCCGCGGACCTGCCGGCGCTGGCCGCGTTCGCCCGCGCCACCTTCGGCGGGGCGTGGGACGCCGAGCTGGCCGCGTCCCTGGGCCGGCCGGGCGCGGGCGCGCACCTGGCCGAGCGGGACGGCGAGCCGCTCGGCTTCGCCGCGTACGGTTCGTCCCGGCCGAGCTGGTTCGGGCCGATGGGTACGGCCCCGGCGGCCGAGGGCTCGGGCATCGGCGGGGTGCTGCTGCGGCGCTGCCTGCGCGACCAGGCGACGGCCGGCCACGGTACGGCGCAGATCGGCTGGGTGGGCCCGGTGCCGTTCTACGCGAACGCGGCGGGCGCGCGGATCGAGCGGGTGTTCTTCCTGTATCGCAAGGCGTTGACCGGACAGGAATGA